Proteins encoded by one window of Collimonas fungivorans:
- a CDS encoding ABC transporter ATP-binding protein: MSQAVDNNMAQPPSAPNLLELQAVSKQFVKRLDSAARIANLLGAGMQQEVVHAVDEVSLDIRRGEVVGLVGESGCGKSTLGRMAVGLHSLTAGTRLWKGQSLEQLDVAERRKKQLAIQMIFQDPYASLNPRMRVQDIVGEAPLVHGLVDAQQQREYVESLLQRVGLDGAMLRRFPHQFSGGQRARVGIARALAVKPEFLVCDEAVAALDVSIQAQVLNLFIKLRDELDLTYLFISHDLGVVRHLSDRVVIMYLGRIVESASADTVFARANHPYTQALLASAPKLEVRRTEFFAVKGEIPSPLHPPPGCHFHPRCPHAMPRCKVEKPALKEVSAKHFSACHLNDGLA, translated from the coding sequence ATGAGCCAGGCCGTCGACAACAATATGGCGCAACCGCCATCCGCTCCCAACCTGCTGGAACTGCAGGCGGTCAGCAAGCAGTTCGTCAAGAGACTCGACAGCGCGGCCAGGATCGCCAACCTGTTGGGCGCCGGCATGCAGCAGGAAGTGGTGCATGCGGTGGATGAGGTGAGCCTGGACATCAGGCGCGGTGAAGTAGTGGGATTGGTGGGGGAATCCGGCTGCGGTAAATCGACGCTGGGGCGGATGGCGGTCGGCTTGCATAGCCTGACTGCCGGCACGCGCTTGTGGAAAGGACAGTCACTGGAGCAGTTGGACGTTGCAGAAAGACGCAAGAAGCAGCTGGCGATCCAGATGATTTTCCAGGATCCCTATGCCTCGTTGAATCCGCGCATGCGGGTGCAGGATATCGTCGGCGAAGCGCCGCTGGTGCATGGTTTGGTCGATGCGCAGCAACAGCGCGAGTATGTCGAAAGCCTGCTGCAGCGGGTCGGGCTGGACGGCGCCATGCTGCGCCGTTTCCCGCATCAGTTCTCCGGCGGCCAGCGGGCCCGTGTGGGCATTGCGCGCGCGCTCGCGGTCAAGCCGGAATTCTTGGTCTGCGACGAAGCGGTGGCGGCGCTGGATGTATCGATCCAGGCCCAGGTGCTGAACCTGTTCATCAAGCTGCGCGACGAACTGGACCTGACATACTTGTTCATCAGCCATGATCTGGGCGTGGTGCGGCATTTGTCAGACCGGGTGGTGATCATGTATCTTGGGCGTATCGTCGAGTCGGCTTCTGCCGATACGGTATTTGCCCGCGCCAATCATCCGTATACCCAGGCGCTGCTGGCATCGGCGCCCAAGCTGGAAGTCCGGCGCACGGAATTTTTTGCGGTCAAGGGAGAAATCCCGTCGCCGCTGCATCCGCCTCCGGGCTGTCATTTTCATCCGCGCTGTCCGCATGCAATGCCGCGCTGCAAAGTAGAAAAGCCGGCATTAAAAGAAGTCAGCGCCAAACATTTTTCCGCCTGCCATCTCAATGATGGACTGGCATAA
- a CDS encoding molybdopterin-containing oxidoreductase family protein — MTTATVRAACPHDCPDTCALLVTVTDGVATEVRGDPDHPTTAGVLCTKVARYTERTYHKDRLLHPLKRIGKKGEGKFVQISWDEAIATIAGRLGEIAGRNPQAILPYSYAGTMGLVQGESMAMRFFNRIGASLLDRTICASAGGTGYKYTIGARIGTDLEQFQNAKLILIWGGNPIASNLHFWMRAQEAKRRGAKLIAIDPYRSLSADKCHQHIALLPGTDSALALGMMHVLIAEDLLDHDYIAQYTLGFEQLKQQVSSWTPQRTAEVCGISADEVLELARSYGGAAQRGEAAAIRVNYGLQRVRGGGMAVRNITCLPALVGAWRHAAGGVQLSTSDSFPKNNQFLQRPDFLLKQGIAPRTINMSTIGDDLLRQASPEFGPKIEALIVYNSNPVAVAPESGAVARGFAREDLFTVVLEHFQTDTADYADIVLPATTQLEHVDAHSAYGHLYMLANNAAIAPLGEAKPNTEIFRLLAARLGFDDPCFRESDDEIAAQAFDRKNERAVHFDWDALKQKGWQKLNVPDAPFAHGGFPTPSGKCEFYSAQMLKDGLDPLPTYIAPYESPASNPQLARKYPLAMISPPARNFLNSSFVNVKSLRDTEGEPHLDMHPADAAARTLASGDTVRIYNDRGSFNARLRVTDKARIGLVVGLSIWWKKMASDGKNANEVTSQRLTDMGRAPTFYDVLVEVEKAPA, encoded by the coding sequence ATGACTACTGCGACCGTCCGTGCTGCTTGTCCGCACGATTGCCCCGACACCTGTGCACTGCTGGTGACCGTCACCGACGGCGTCGCCACCGAGGTGCGCGGCGATCCGGACCACCCGACCACAGCTGGCGTGCTATGCACCAAGGTCGCGCGCTACACAGAACGGACTTATCACAAGGATCGCCTGCTGCATCCGCTCAAGCGGATCGGCAAAAAAGGCGAAGGGAAATTCGTACAGATCAGCTGGGACGAGGCGATCGCGACAATCGCCGGGCGGCTGGGCGAGATCGCCGGACGCAATCCGCAAGCCATCCTGCCTTACAGCTACGCCGGCACCATGGGCCTGGTGCAGGGCGAATCGATGGCGATGCGTTTTTTCAACCGCATCGGCGCTTCGCTGCTGGACCGCACCATCTGCGCCTCGGCCGGCGGCACCGGCTACAAATACACGATAGGCGCCAGGATAGGCACCGACCTTGAGCAGTTCCAGAACGCCAAGCTGATCCTGATCTGGGGCGGCAATCCGATAGCTTCCAACCTGCATTTCTGGATGCGCGCGCAGGAAGCAAAACGGCGCGGCGCCAAACTGATCGCAATCGATCCGTATCGCTCCCTGAGCGCCGACAAATGCCATCAGCACATCGCCCTGTTGCCGGGCACCGATTCGGCGCTGGCGCTGGGCATGATGCATGTGCTGATTGCCGAGGACCTGTTGGACCACGACTACATCGCGCAATACACGCTGGGCTTCGAGCAGCTGAAACAGCAGGTGTCGAGCTGGACGCCGCAGAGGACCGCCGAAGTGTGCGGCATCAGCGCCGATGAAGTCCTGGAACTGGCGCGCAGCTACGGCGGTGCTGCGCAACGCGGCGAAGCGGCGGCGATCCGGGTCAACTACGGCTTGCAGCGTGTGCGCGGCGGCGGCATGGCGGTGCGCAATATCACCTGCCTGCCGGCGCTGGTCGGCGCCTGGCGCCATGCCGCCGGTGGCGTGCAGCTATCGACCTCGGACAGTTTTCCAAAAAACAACCAGTTCTTGCAGCGTCCCGATTTCCTGCTCAAGCAGGGAATCGCGCCGCGCACCATCAACATGAGCACCATCGGCGACGACCTGTTGCGCCAGGCCTCGCCTGAGTTCGGGCCGAAAATCGAAGCCCTGATCGTGTACAACTCGAATCCGGTCGCGGTAGCGCCGGAGTCCGGCGCCGTCGCCCGCGGTTTTGCGCGCGAAGATTTATTCACCGTGGTGCTGGAGCATTTCCAGACCGACACCGCCGATTACGCCGATATCGTGCTGCCGGCCACCACCCAGCTGGAACACGTGGATGCCCATTCGGCCTACGGCCATCTGTACATGCTGGCGAATAACGCCGCGATTGCACCGTTGGGCGAAGCCAAGCCGAATACCGAAATTTTCCGCCTGCTGGCGGCGCGTCTAGGTTTCGACGACCCATGTTTCCGCGAAAGCGACGATGAAATCGCGGCACAGGCATTTGACCGGAAAAATGAGCGGGCGGTCCATTTCGATTGGGACGCGTTGAAGCAAAAGGGCTGGCAAAAACTGAACGTGCCGGATGCGCCATTCGCGCACGGCGGTTTTCCGACGCCATCCGGCAAGTGCGAGTTCTACAGCGCGCAAATGCTGAAGGACGGACTCGATCCCTTGCCGACCTATATCGCTCCCTATGAATCGCCGGCCAGCAATCCGCAGCTGGCCAGGAAGTACCCGCTGGCGATGATTTCGCCGCCGGCGCGCAACTTCCTCAATTCCAGTTTCGTTAACGTGAAAAGCTTGCGCGATACCGAAGGCGAGCCGCACCTGGACATGCATCCGGCCGACGCTGCAGCGAGAACCCTGGCCAGCGGCGATACCGTGCGCATCTATAACGACCGCGGCAGTTTCAACGCCAGGCTGAGAGTGACTGACAAGGCGCGGATCGGACTGGTGGTGGGCTTGTCGATCTGGTGGAAAAAAATGGCCAGCGACGGCAAGAACGCCAACGAGGTGACCAGCCAGCGCCTGACCGACATGGGACGGGCGCCGACCTTCTACGATGTCCTGGTGGAAGTGGAAAAAGCGCCCGCATGA
- a CDS encoding ABC transporter permease gives MLAFIIRRVLQSLVVLLVMSLLVFVGVYAIGNPIDVLISPDADQIERAKVIVAFGLDKPLWLQYFIFLKNAAGGDLGRSFAYSTPALTLIFERMPATLELSSAAILLSVVLGLPLGLLAGLRPNGLIGKTIMAASILGFSLPTFWVGLMLIMVFAVQLGWLPTSGRGETQLLFGVPVSFLSWDGLRHLLMPAFNLALFNIALVIRLTRSGAQEALMQDYVKFARAKGLRNSRIIGVHVLKNILIPIVTVVALQFGSVIAFSIVTETVFAWPGMGKLIIDSIRVLDRPVIVAYLLLIVTIFILINLVVDMLYSLLDPRVRLAESKG, from the coding sequence ATGCTGGCTTTTATTATCCGCCGCGTATTGCAAAGCCTGGTTGTGCTGCTGGTGATGTCGTTGCTGGTGTTTGTCGGAGTGTATGCGATCGGCAATCCGATCGACGTGCTGATCAGTCCCGACGCCGACCAGATAGAACGCGCCAAGGTGATCGTCGCCTTCGGCCTCGACAAGCCGCTCTGGCTGCAGTATTTCATCTTCCTGAAGAACGCGGCCGGCGGCGACCTGGGCCGCTCGTTTGCCTATTCGACGCCGGCCCTGACACTGATTTTCGAGCGCATGCCTGCCACGCTGGAACTGTCGTCGGCAGCGATCCTGCTGTCTGTCGTGCTGGGACTGCCGCTGGGCCTGCTTGCAGGCCTGAGGCCAAACGGCCTGATCGGAAAAACCATCATGGCGGCGTCGATCCTGGGCTTCTCGTTGCCGACATTCTGGGTCGGCCTGATGCTGATCATGGTGTTCGCGGTGCAGCTGGGCTGGCTGCCGACCAGCGGCCGCGGCGAGACGCAATTGCTGTTCGGGGTGCCGGTCAGCTTCCTGAGCTGGGACGGCCTGCGCCATTTGCTGATGCCGGCTTTCAACCTGGCCTTGTTCAACATCGCCCTGGTGATCAGGCTGACGCGTTCCGGCGCCCAGGAGGCGCTGATGCAGGACTATGTCAAATTCGCCCGCGCCAAGGGCTTGCGCAACAGCCGCATTATCGGCGTCCATGTCCTGAAAAATATCCTGATTCCTATCGTCACCGTGGTGGCGCTGCAGTTCGGTTCGGTGATTGCCTTTTCCATCGTCACCGAGACGGTGTTTGCCTGGCCCGGCATGGGCAAGCTGATCATCGATTCGATCCGTGTGCTGGACCGGCCGGTGATCGTCGCTTACCTGCTGCTGATCGTCACCATTTTCATCCTGATCAACCTGGTGGTGGACATGCTGTACTCCTTGCTCGATCCACGCGTGCGCCTGGCAGAAAGCAAAGGCTGA
- a CDS encoding ABC transporter ATP-binding protein, with product MDTTLTVNNLQTQFATRAGLVKAVDQVSFSVKRGEIMGLVGESGSGKSMTGYSIMGLVDAPGKIVAGEILLQGKDLRSLPAEAMRKIRGNRIAMIFQDPMMTLNPVLRIDTQMMEAVRAHQDVSRMVAREMSREALVRVGIPSPDERLQAYPHQFSGGMRQRVAIAIALLNQPDLIICDEPTTALDVTIQGQILYEMQKLCRESGTALIWITHDLSVVAGLADTVSVMYAGRIVESGTVQQVLEHPRHPYTHGLIASAPSRNPRGQPLQQIPGMTPSLLNLPEGCAFRTRCGHATVECQQTPQLREVEQRMLRCYHPLRDSVAEVAS from the coding sequence ATGGACACGACACTTACCGTCAATAACCTGCAGACCCAGTTTGCCACCCGCGCCGGCCTGGTCAAGGCGGTCGACCAGGTCTCGTTCTCGGTCAAGCGCGGCGAGATCATGGGCCTGGTCGGAGAATCCGGATCGGGAAAATCGATGACCGGCTATTCCATCATGGGCCTGGTCGACGCGCCGGGAAAGATCGTCGCCGGCGAGATCCTGCTGCAAGGCAAAGATCTGCGCAGCTTGCCGGCGGAAGCCATGCGCAAGATCCGCGGCAACCGGATCGCCATGATTTTCCAGGATCCGATGATGACCTTGAATCCGGTGCTGCGCATCGATACCCAGATGATGGAAGCAGTGCGCGCGCACCAGGATGTGAGTCGGATGGTGGCGCGCGAGATGTCGCGCGAAGCGCTGGTGCGGGTCGGCATTCCATCGCCGGATGAACGCCTGCAGGCATATCCGCATCAGTTTTCCGGCGGCATGCGGCAACGGGTGGCGATTGCGATCGCCTTGCTCAACCAGCCCGACCTGATCATCTGCGACGAGCCGACCACTGCGCTGGATGTGACGATACAAGGGCAGATACTGTACGAGATGCAGAAACTGTGCCGCGAGTCCGGCACGGCCCTGATCTGGATCACCCACGACCTGTCAGTGGTGGCCGGGCTGGCCGATACGGTATCGGTAATGTACGCCGGCCGCATCGTCGAAAGCGGCACGGTGCAGCAGGTGCTGGAGCATCCGCGCCATCCCTACACCCATGGCCTGATCGCATCGGCGCCGTCGCGCAACCCGCGCGGCCAGCCGCTGCAGCAAATTCCCGGCATGACGCCGTCGCTGCTGAACCTGCCGGAAGGTTGCGCATTCCGCACGCGTTGTGGGCATGCCACGGTTGAATGCCAGCAGACGCCGCAGTTGCGCGAAGTGGAGCAGCGCATGCTGCGTTGCTACCATCCATTGCGGGACAGCGTGGCGGAGGTGGCGTCATGA
- a CDS encoding ABC transporter substrate-binding protein, producing the protein MSWPRMGLRVLLAASCLLLFASAAPPAAAQEFKLAMSSPPTSMDPHFYNLFPNINVSDHIFEQLVAMDADSHIIPALAESWTLVNNLTWEFKLRKGAKFHDGSPLTAEDVAWSLDRPATIVGSPGKFDTYTKAIINKKIIDPYTIQLTTREPYPLLLADLTSIYIVSKKATQGLSSDDFASGKGMIGTGPFKFVRFQRDDRIELERNNDYWGKKPAWSKVTLRFIPNDATRLAALLAGDVQAIENVPTPDLAKVRADKNLSFYSKVSHRVIYLYPDTRREKSPFVTDKDGQPLDKNPLMDVRVRRALSIAINRDAIRDRIMEGLSEPTINLVPAALFGHNPNLKPPKYDPEAAKKLLAEAGYPNGFGLTMHTPNNRYINDEKIAQTIAQMWSRIGIATKVEGAPMSVYAARGAKSEYSIGLLGWGAQTGEVSSPLRAMVACDNPAKGMGAVNWLKYCNPKMDALLAKALNSVDDKERSSLLQQATAIVIDDGGVIPIHQQVTTWATKKGIVYVPRTDERTHAYQFYPQ; encoded by the coding sequence ATGTCATGGCCAAGAATGGGATTGCGTGTATTACTGGCGGCTTCCTGCCTGCTGTTGTTTGCCTCCGCGGCGCCTCCTGCCGCGGCGCAGGAATTCAAACTGGCGATGAGTTCTCCGCCGACTTCGATGGATCCCCACTTCTATAATTTGTTTCCCAACATCAACGTTTCCGACCACATCTTCGAGCAGCTGGTGGCGATGGATGCCGACAGCCACATCATTCCTGCGCTGGCCGAATCCTGGACCCTGGTAAATAACCTGACCTGGGAATTCAAGCTGCGCAAAGGCGCCAAGTTCCACGACGGCAGCCCGCTGACGGCGGAAGACGTCGCCTGGTCGCTGGACCGGCCGGCCACTATCGTCGGCAGCCCGGGAAAATTCGACACCTATACCAAAGCCATCATCAACAAGAAAATCATCGACCCCTACACTATCCAGCTTACGACCAGAGAGCCGTATCCCTTGCTGCTGGCTGACCTGACTTCGATCTACATCGTGTCGAAGAAAGCGACGCAGGGCCTGAGCAGCGACGACTTCGCCAGCGGCAAGGGCATGATAGGCACCGGTCCTTTCAAGTTCGTCAGGTTCCAGCGCGACGACCGCATAGAACTGGAGCGCAATAACGATTACTGGGGCAAGAAGCCGGCCTGGAGCAAGGTCACCCTGCGTTTCATCCCGAACGATGCGACCCGCCTGGCGGCGCTGCTGGCCGGCGATGTGCAGGCCATCGAAAACGTGCCGACGCCGGACCTGGCGAAAGTCCGTGCGGACAAGAACCTGAGTTTTTATTCCAAGGTGTCGCATCGCGTGATTTACCTGTACCCGGATACCCGTCGCGAGAAATCGCCGTTCGTCACCGACAAGGACGGCCAGCCGCTGGACAAGAATCCGTTGATGGACGTGCGCGTGCGCCGCGCATTGTCGATCGCCATCAACCGCGATGCGATTCGCGACCGGATCATGGAGGGCTTGTCCGAACCGACCATCAACCTGGTGCCGGCGGCCTTGTTCGGCCACAATCCGAATCTCAAGCCGCCCAAATACGATCCCGAAGCGGCCAAAAAACTGCTGGCGGAGGCAGGATATCCCAACGGTTTCGGCCTCACCATGCATACGCCGAACAACCGTTACATCAATGATGAAAAAATCGCGCAAACCATCGCCCAGATGTGGTCGCGCATCGGCATTGCCACCAAGGTCGAGGGTGCGCCGATGTCGGTGTATGCGGCGCGCGGCGCCAAGAGCGAATATTCGATCGGCTTGCTGGGCTGGGGCGCGCAGACCGGCGAAGTGTCGTCGCCGCTGCGGGCCATGGTGGCTTGCGACAATCCGGCCAAAGGCATGGGCGCGGTCAACTGGCTGAAATACTGCAACCCGAAAATGGACGCGCTGCTGGCCAAAGCCCTGAACAGCGTCGACGACAAGGAGCGTTCCAGCCTGTTGCAGCAAGCCACGGCAATCGTCATCGATGACGGCGGCGTGATCCCGATTCACCAGCAAGTGACCACGTGGGCCACAAAAAAAGGTATCGTATATGTCCCGCGCACCGATGAGCGTACCCACGCTTACCAGTTCTACCCGCAGTAA
- a CDS encoding aminopeptidase, translating into MNVRLPTVLLFAVLAAGCAQLAYYGQAANGQFSLLDQAHSVDEWLADPSVDAGLKAKLRLTKQIRRFAITDLDLPDNRSYTEYADLKRRFALWNVIAAPALSLEPKQWCFPIAGCVNYRGYFKQDAAKKFAASLRQQGYDVQVSGVPAYSTLGWFNDPLLSTFIRYPDGELARLVFHELAHQTVYAKDDTQFNESFATTVEQVGVERWLAAAGSQKTRDAYVQFEGRKEEFLALLLQYRQRLASNYASGLSDAQKLQQKAAIFLALQADYQVLKVKWGGYAGYDHWFAEPLSNAHLALVATYYDLVPGFKALLAQQQTLKKFYAAVAGLAALSKEERHRRLEELAKSRPT; encoded by the coding sequence ATGAATGTCCGGCTGCCCACGGTCCTGCTGTTCGCCGTGCTGGCAGCCGGTTGCGCCCAGCTTGCCTACTACGGCCAGGCGGCCAACGGCCAGTTCTCCCTGCTGGACCAGGCCCATTCGGTTGACGAATGGCTGGCCGATCCGAGCGTCGATGCCGGCCTCAAGGCCAAGCTCAGGCTCACCAAGCAGATCCGCCGCTTCGCGATAACCGACCTGGACCTGCCGGACAACCGCAGCTACACCGAATATGCCGACCTGAAGCGGCGCTTCGCCTTGTGGAACGTGATTGCGGCGCCGGCTTTGTCGCTGGAGCCCAAGCAGTGGTGTTTCCCGATTGCCGGCTGCGTCAACTACCGCGGTTACTTCAAGCAGGACGCCGCAAAAAAATTCGCCGCCAGCCTGCGCCAGCAAGGCTACGATGTGCAAGTCAGCGGCGTGCCCGCCTATTCCACACTCGGCTGGTTCAACGATCCGCTGTTGTCGACCTTCATCCGCTATCCCGACGGCGAACTGGCGCGCCTGGTTTTCCACGAGCTGGCGCACCAGACGGTGTACGCCAAGGACGATACGCAATTCAACGAATCGTTCGCCACCACGGTCGAGCAGGTCGGCGTCGAGCGCTGGCTGGCGGCGGCCGGCAGCCAAAAGACGCGCGACGCCTACGTCCAGTTCGAAGGACGCAAGGAAGAATTCCTGGCGCTGCTGCTGCAGTACCGGCAGCGGCTGGCAAGCAATTACGCGAGCGGACTCAGCGATGCGCAAAAGCTGCAGCAGAAGGCGGCGATTTTCCTCGCCCTGCAAGCGGATTACCAGGTGCTCAAGGTAAAGTGGGGCGGCTACGCCGGCTACGACCACTGGTTTGCCGAGCCATTGTCGAACGCCCATCTGGCGCTGGTGGCGACCTATTACGATTTGGTGCCAGGTTTCAAGGCCCTGCTGGCCCAGCAACAGACCCTCAAGAAATTTTATGCAGCGGTCGCCGGACTGGCTGCGCTCAGCAAGGAAGAAAGGCACCGCCGGCTGGAAGAGCTGGCGAAATCCCGGCCCACATAA
- a CDS encoding ABC transporter permease: MELTPMSNAAETPWQRFVRNFFGSRIAAAGFVLLVLIVLAAIFAPVISPQNPYDLAKLDVMDSRLEPGQASVDGSMTYLLGTDDQGRDMLSAILYGIRISVMVGVVSTCIALSLGLSLGLLAGYAGGRIEAFIMRVADIQLSFPPILIALILLALTGRGIDKIIIALVAVQWAYYARTTRSAALVERKKEYIEAATALGLSPLRIMFRHLLPNCLPPLIVVAALQVASAISLEATLSFLGLGLPITEPSLGLLIANGFQYLLSGKYWISVFPGIALLVTVVTINLVADQLRDVLNPRLQTQ, from the coding sequence ATGGAACTGACACCAATGTCCAATGCGGCGGAAACGCCCTGGCAACGTTTTGTCCGCAATTTTTTTGGCAGCAGGATTGCCGCTGCAGGATTCGTGCTGCTGGTGCTGATTGTGCTGGCGGCGATATTCGCGCCCGTCATCTCACCCCAGAATCCCTACGACCTTGCCAAGCTGGATGTGATGGATTCGCGCCTGGAGCCGGGCCAGGCATCGGTCGACGGCAGCATGACCTACCTGCTTGGCACCGACGACCAGGGCCGCGACATGCTGTCGGCTATCCTGTACGGCATACGCATCTCGGTGATGGTCGGTGTGGTCAGCACCTGCATCGCGCTGTCGCTGGGCCTGTCGCTTGGGCTGCTTGCCGGTTATGCAGGCGGCCGCATCGAAGCCTTCATCATGCGGGTCGCGGATATCCAGTTGTCGTTCCCGCCCATCCTGATCGCATTGATTTTATTGGCGCTGACCGGGCGCGGCATCGACAAGATCATCATCGCGCTGGTGGCGGTGCAATGGGCTTATTACGCGCGCACCACACGCAGCGCGGCGCTGGTGGAGCGCAAGAAGGAATACATCGAAGCGGCGACCGCGCTCGGCCTGTCGCCGCTGCGCATCATGTTCCGCCATCTGCTGCCTAACTGCCTGCCGCCGCTGATCGTGGTGGCCGCCCTGCAAGTGGCATCGGCGATTTCGCTGGAAGCGACCTTGTCTTTCCTCGGCCTCGGATTGCCGATCACCGAACCCTCGCTTGGTTTGCTGATCGCCAATGGCTTTCAATACCTGTTGTCCGGAAAATACTGGATCAGCGTGTTTCCCGGCATCGCCCTGCTGGTGACCGTGGTGACCATCAACCTGGTGGCGGACCAGTTGCGCGATGTGCTCAACCCGCGCTTGCAAACGCAATAG
- the argE gene encoding acetylornithine deacetylase produces MNTRQLTPSAETMAMIERLIAFQTVSRDSNLGLIEWTRDYLAGLGVKSRLTYDASGKKANLFATLGEGPKPGLILSGHTDVVPVEGQVWDTDPFQATIKDGLLYGRGSADMKSYIATALALAPQFLAADMAAPLHFALSYDEEVGCIGVQGLIKDLQELGLKPAACIVGEPTSMQPIIAHKGTHRFRCCVRGREAHSSYTTMGVNAIEYAARIIVYIRQMADRFAQLETRDYGFTVPYTTMQTGLIHGGLAANIVPKDCKFDFEARTMPGIDAERLYREIQDFAATLLPEMQKVEPNAAIDFEWLASAPGLNMQESDAVVQLAAALARNKPNGAVSYGTEAGLFQRAGIPTVICGPGSIEQAHRPNEFVALEQLVQCEAFMLRLMDPEMQLPAAK; encoded by the coding sequence ATGAATACTCGACAATTGACTCCTTCGGCCGAAACCATGGCCATGATCGAACGCCTGATTGCGTTCCAGACCGTATCGCGCGATTCCAACCTGGGACTGATCGAATGGACCCGCGACTACCTGGCCGGCCTCGGCGTCAAGTCGCGCCTGACCTATGACGCCAGCGGCAAGAAAGCCAATCTGTTTGCGACGCTGGGCGAAGGCCCGAAGCCTGGCCTGATCTTGTCCGGCCACACCGATGTGGTGCCGGTCGAGGGCCAGGTCTGGGATACCGATCCGTTCCAGGCGACCATCAAGGATGGCTTGCTCTACGGCCGCGGCTCGGCCGACATGAAAAGCTACATCGCCACCGCCCTGGCGCTGGCGCCGCAATTCCTGGCAGCGGACATGGCGGCGCCTTTGCACTTTGCACTGTCGTACGACGAAGAAGTAGGGTGCATCGGCGTGCAAGGCTTGATCAAGGATCTGCAGGAACTGGGATTGAAGCCGGCGGCCTGCATTGTCGGCGAGCCAACCTCGATGCAGCCCATCATTGCGCATAAAGGCACGCATCGCTTCCGCTGCTGCGTGCGCGGCCGCGAAGCGCATTCCAGCTACACCACCATGGGCGTCAACGCGATCGAGTATGCGGCGCGCATCATCGTCTATATCCGCCAGATGGCAGACCGCTTCGCTCAGCTGGAAACGCGCGATTACGGTTTTACCGTGCCCTACACCACCATGCAGACTGGCCTGATCCACGGCGGGCTGGCGGCGAATATCGTGCCCAAGGACTGCAAGTTCGATTTCGAGGCGCGCACCATGCCGGGCATCGATGCCGAACGCCTGTACCGGGAAATCCAGGATTTCGCCGCCACTTTGCTGCCGGAAATGCAAAAAGTCGAACCGAACGCCGCCATCGATTTCGAATGGCTGGCCTCCGCTCCCGGCCTCAACATGCAGGAGAGCGACGCCGTGGTCCAGCTGGCGGCGGCGCTGGCGCGCAACAAGCCGAACGGCGCGGTTTCCTACGGCACCGAAGCCGGCTTGTTCCAGCGCGCCGGCATTCCTACTGTGATCTGTGGCCCCGGCAGCATCGAACAGGCGCACCGGCCGAATGAATTCGTGGCGCTGGAACAGCTGGTCCAGTGCGAAGCCTTCATGTTGCGCCTGATGGATCCAGAGATGCAGCTGCCGGCCGCAAAGTAA